attCTCCTCActccctcgcggtcgcctgcggccacGAGGAGCGCCAACGCCAGCACAGGCAGGTCGGCTCTGACGAAGACGTGGAGAAAGAAAGCCGTCAGActttccgtcgccgccctgagACTGtactcgccctcgctccccGACACGAAGTTCGGCTGCACCCGCCTCCCAAGTCTCTGTGGCAgccccgccggaggcgacggcgcccccgccctcgcgttcGTCCGCGGACTAAAGGAGCTAGCGAGGCGACCCCTGTAGACCTGCTTGTGTGTGAACCACCCATcgggaagaggcagaggcacagaggaagaaggtgGAGACacttgcgcatgcagaccgGCATGAGGACGCTGAGTGCAGGCCCTAAACTCACGAAACGTCGGGGGCGGAAACGGCGAGGCCggagcaggcgaaggagtGAGCCCCCTCACGCTAGGCAGGTGAACCCACGCCCCAGAGACGGCTGCGTAACTGCCCCGCTTCCACTCGcatgcggaaggcgacgcagcaagAACTCGGGCGTCAGCCTCTTCTGACTGCAGATCCGTTCCCTCTCGACAAGCAGTCGGAGCCGgggccgcctctgccgaaTCTGAAATAGCAAGCGACGCGTCGACCCCGAAatgagacgaggcgcgagaagacgtaCGCGCAAGAAGAGAGCCTTGGTGTAGGCGACCCATCTCCGTCGTACGACAGAGGGACGGCAACGAACGAGAGCCCAGAAGGCAAGCTCGCCACTGCGCGGCAGACCAGatcgagcgagacgcgaagcccCGAGCGCTGAGACCGAGCTGGCTTACAAGCGACAAGACAACGCGCTCAAACGGCACTGCTGGGTCGTCCTGCAGAAATAGGCACTGCGAGTGCGAACAACAGGGCGACACCACCGGGGCGGACTCCGGAGACGGAAGCAATCCGCACGGCCCGTCAAGCGAAAAGACGCGACAGATatgagggcggaggcgaaagagccAAGCAGGCAGATCGAGCGCGAGGACACTTGTCAACTGAAAAACGCGGAGCCACTGCAGATGAACCAGCGAACTCAAAAGACAGTCCTCAACGATTGCCACAACATCTCGGTAAAGCTGAAAGATGgccctctcttcgtctgcttttGCGTCGgcttgtctctccgcgcgttcCTCCGCACGCTGGCCGTGCTTCGCTTTCTGGGCTCTTCGGgagccctcctcctcttccactTGAGAGTGGagctgctcgccttctcgcgcaggtttctcttctgcgcgactcctcgctgcgtgcgacctgcttcgtcttcgctcctgaaacagcgccggcggagcccacAGTGCGGGGCCCCTCCTGCTCCCGACCACGGCACGACGATATCCTCTTCGCAGTTTCCTTCCCGTagcgcatgcacagacgCCTGCCGAGCCTTCGCACTTTCAGTCGGATCCCCGgtcgcctcgcacgcgctgttttccgccctcttccgcgccggaTAGGCAACCAGGAGCGCGAGCACGAAGCGCACGAgcttccgcgcgaggcctgcgacgccgagccgcagcgccgctcgaagaagaggcaacgCGCGTTTCTGCCGAACGACTAAACATCCTTCAGTGTTTTGCAGCACCAGCAGATAGATGGAAGCGGTGtgaagcagctggcgcttCATCGCGTCCTCGAAGTAAGTtgctggcggcgagcccaggagagggaagagaacgagaggcgcgagcgttGGCTCGGTCTTCCGCACACACGACGCGACAGTCTTGGCGAGCGTCGAGGGACTATGCCGCGAAAGAAGATGGAGAAAAAGATACAAAGCCGCCCCGCCCGGCAGCGCGGTCAGCGCTTCCTGGGCTACAGCAaaccgctgctgcagcgacagctcggcagaaggcgaggacgcagcgggaTGGGGAGACAATGCTCCATGTGACCCAGCGCGAGCCACGGAGCGAGAGGATGCAGACGAAGGAAGCGGGACATCTGAGCCAgatgaaggcgagagagagggaccgGAAGACAACTGAGAGGGGACCGGCACGCGGTACGGATGCGCTCGTGGAGCCACGAGAGAAAAGGCTTCAGAGACGTCTTCAGCTCGCAAAAGGCGATCGAGACTGAAGAGCGCACACGCacgtctctccgcctctgcaatGCCGTAagcctgcttcgcgccgccaTGACTATCCTCGTATCTTGCGGACGCCTTGCCGAATTCATCCCTGTCTCGGTCCTTTTTCCGTGCGTCGCGCGATCTGCGCGGCCCcatcgcttcctcgcttcctgGTTGGGCTAGTTCTCGTCcatcgctcgccgcgagtttcctctgcgacgccatTTCTTTACCAGCCTCTCTGGCCCTCTCTGCATCCTCCCAGTCTCCTCTGTTCGTCCGCTGCAACACGCGCGAGgtttgctgcggcgctgccccccctggtggcgccttcgccgcgcttcctcgttctccgtagacacctgcgcctgcggcaaaCTGAGCACATAGGCCTTCGCCGGTGGGGAGGGGCGCGCGGGAGTCTTTGTTGCCTGGTTTCTTTCCCGGAATCATTACGATTCGCGCCTTTCTGCTCCGCAGAGCAAGGCCCCGAGCACGCAGACGGGGAGAACCGAGATGACTGCAAACCgatttctctcctctgcaacCCCTCCTCTCGGTGGCGCATGAgtgctgcgccagccgccgccgcccagccctCTGTCGGATCGCCGACGTTCTCGCTCTCCATGGAGCCTCTCTTCTGGTGCGGAAGCGtggacgaagcagagaccCCTGAGACTCCGCTGCGACACTCCCcgttcgcgtctcgctgcggactggcgcctgcgacccCGGCCTGGGCGAGCCCattcgcgggcggcgtctgggCACTCCGGCTGGCTTTgaacggcgcgagggcgcgcaacTCGCGTTTGAAGCCGGACAGAAAGCGCTCAAAAAGTTCGTAGAGCGCGAGCTCGACGAGGTGCGTGAAGAACGGTGACGCGCGGATCTGAAAGAGAAGCTCGGCTGCCGTCTCGTGAGCCCGCAAACCCACCCcgcacgccagcgcgccgactGGTGACGGCGAAGGGAAAGGAGACTGGTGCCCGCTTgccgggcgcggagacaggcgtcCAACCGAAGGCCcaggccccgccgcccgacgcgccggaaacgcgacgccggagagaggcgggtgTGCGTGGACGAAGGAGCGATCGGCGGCCGAAACAGCTAGAAGACGCGTAAGCAGAGGGTGCAGAGAAGGCTGCAGTTGCAACCGGAGGTTGAtgcagggcgcgcggagacgctgacggcctctgcgctctgcaCACTCCGCGGCGgtaggcggcggcagggacgcgcgcctcacggcgacgcgcgagggtGAGCACGCGACAACGACGCCGAGCTGGAGACAACATACAGCAGCACGAGTCCAACATAAAGATGCAGCGACGTTCGTGGGTGCTCCAGCTCTCCATGGATTCGCGCATGATGCAGACGCGAAGTCTATGTGTGCATGGTGCTTTGCGCAGACAAGCCTGCGTGCGACCCATACGTGTGCCGGTCGAGCAGCGTCTCGCATTCTGTACTCGACATCTTCTCACGCACATGCACTGAGACACTCCAGCCCTCGACCGAGGCTCGGCAGAGCCCAGCCGAGCTCCCGACAGTTACAGAGACGGTGCGAAGagagggcgtcgcggagaaggGCCGCGAGCCGAGCCCGTGCGTCTTACCGGGGCAAGGACGCCTGCAATCAAAAGAGGCTCCGGTTTCTGCTCAATagggaggagaagggcgTAGCAGCACTCGACATCCAGgaagccgcctgcggccgacTCGCGCTCTGAGCCAGCTGCAACAGCTCGCCCAGTGTATATCCCGCCAGCGCTGCTTCATCGCCATGGTGGTGAAGACCTCGGTGATACTCGAGAGGGTCTTCGCGCGTCAAATCCGGTAGAGAATTCGCCAACAGAGCGGAGCACAGGGACTCTTCGCCAGCCTGTCGCAAGAGACACAGCTTACTCCACAGCACCTGAGACGGGAAGACCTCGCTCCGCAGCTTCCCGTCGAAGTCGAACCGGAGACGTTCAATTCTGATGCGTGTCTTCGTTCCTCGCCCTGCTTTCGCAGGTACCCCGGTGAACACCCCCCCTGCACACGCTGGTGCTCCCactctccgtcttcctcctcaagAGGTCCACCCCTCGCATCTTCCAGGCCAAGCGGATTTGCCCACTGCAGTTTCGCAGCTTCCTGGAGATCAAATCGTACAGAACTTGTAGCCCCAGCCgactgcgccgcgtccttgCCTGACTGACCCTG
The genomic region above belongs to Besnoitia besnoiti strain Bb-Ger1 chromosome Unknown contig00107, whole genome shotgun sequence and contains:
- a CDS encoding uncharacterized protein (encoded by transcript BESB_015630); its protein translation is MGPRRSRDARKKDRDRDEFGKASARYEDSHGGAKQAYGIAEAERRACALFSLDRLLRAEDVSEAFSLVAPRAHPYRVPVPSQLSSGPSLSPSSGSDVPLPSSASSRSVARAGSHGALSPHPAASSPSAELSLQQRFAVAQEALTALPGGAALYLFLHLLSRHSPSTLAKTVASCVRKTEPTLAPLVLFPLLGSPPATYFEDAMKRQLLHTASIYLLVLQNTEGCLVVRQKRALPLLRAALRLGVAGLARKLERRRSRSHAARSRAEEKPAREGEQLHSQVEEEEGSRRAQKAKHGQRAEERAERQADAKADEERAIFQLYRDVVAIVEDCLLSSLVHLQWLRVFQLTSVLALDLPAWLFRLRPHICRVFSLDGPCGLLPSPESAPVVSPCCSHSQCLFLQDDPAVPFERVVLSLVSQLGLSARGFASRSIWSAAQWRACLLGSRSLPSLCRTTEMGRLHQGSLLARTSSRASSHFGVDASLAISDSAEAAPAPTACREGTDLQSEEADARVLAASPSACEWKRGSYAAVSGAWVHLPSVRGLTPSPAPASPFPPPTFREFRACTQRPHAGLHAQVSPPSSSVPLPLPDGWFTHKQVYRGRLASSFSPRTNARAGAPSPPAGLPQRLGRRVQPNFVSGSEGEYSLRAATESLTAFFLHVFVRADLPVLALALLVAAGDREGVRRILSLSPSLRLRIQMKQEESNGRVSASADTTAQQPSKAAALESGHPGGRSREDAKTAGGGAVRRKQNRDAGGWAAMSRSLRELLFVMAEQAAESGAPTGERIEPPAGRNGERIRKT
- a CDS encoding uncharacterized protein (encoded by transcript BESB_015640) translates to MQGQSGKDAAQSAGATSSVRFDLQEAAKLQWANPLGLEDARGGPLEEEDGEWEHQRVQGGCSPGYLRKQGEERRHASELNVSGSTSTGSCGARSSRLSAGGIYTGRAVAAGSERESAAGGFLDVECCYALLLPIEQKPEPLLIAGVLAPLGVVVACSPSRVAVRRASLPPPTAAECAERRGRQRLRAPCINLRLQLQPSLHPLLTRLLAVSAADRSFVHAHPPLSGVAFPARRAAGPGPSVGRLSPRPASGHQSPFPSPSPVGALACGVGLRAHETAAELLFQIRASPFFTHLVELALYELFERFLSGFKRELRALAPFKASRSAQTPPANGLAQAGVAGASPQRDANGECRSGVSGVSASSTLPHQKRGSMESENVGDPTEGWAAAAGAALMRHREEGLQRREIGLQSSRFSPSACSGPCSAEQKGANRNDSGKETRQQRLPRAPPHRRRPMCSVCRRRRCLRRTRKRGEGATRGGSAAANLARVAADEQRRLGGCREGQRGW